In Thermanaerovibrio velox DSM 12556, the genomic stretch TCCTGGCCTCATCAATGACATCCCGGACCTCAACGATCCGTATCCCCTTCTCCAATGTAGGGGATGGTAATCCGCAAAGCGAAAGTCTTTCTTCCCAGTCGCTAATGGCCCGCCTTAATGATTCCTCACATGCCTTCTTAAAGGAAGATAGGAATACGCCATGATCATCTTCGACGGCCAGCTTATTGAAGTACAGTAAAGCCATGTCTGGAATGGTAACCGAGTAACTTTCCCTTACAACCGATATTTCCATGCAAGCCATCGGGGGAAACCTATCATCGCCAATCTCATCGGAGCTCCATGGCACCCCCTCAAGATCCAAAACTATCCGGCTTGCTAAATGAGCTGCATTTATACCGAGCCAAGGCTCCCCCACATGAGAGGGCTTTCCTAGCACGAGAACAAAGGGCATCAACTTGCCGACCGAGCCTATGAAAATGGGTCTTTTGTCATCAGCCCCCCCCAGCTCACAGGGTTCCGTGTTAACACAGGCCACATAATCCAGTCCTTCCGATTCCATAACTTCCTTCAGGAATGGAAGGGCTCCCCTCATTCCAACTGAATCTCTCTCTTCATCTACCACAGGGCAAAAAAGCACGTTGCCGGTCTCAATCCTTGCCTTTACAAGCTCTCTGAGCAGGTTCATCTCAAGGACCAGACCGGCCTTCATGTCCAAGACACCTCTCCCGAAGAGGAATCTACGGCTCTTCAGGTCATCCTCAACCTCAGGAGGGAGCTCCTTGATGCCCCTCATGGCCTCTTTTAGAAGCTCTGGGTTGAATGCCAGATCCCGCAAGCTTCCATAGGGAGAAGTGTCCACCACGTCCACATGCCCTATTAATATTACCGTTCGCGGCCCCTTACCCTTGAGCAACGCCGCCACATGGTTTCTGTCGAAAGGGTCATTGGGGACCTTGTACTTAAATATTTTTAAAGCCCCTCCGCTGATCGCCCTGATCTCTTCAAGCTGCTTTTCTATTAGGGCCATTACCCGATTCTCCCCGTCAGACTGTCCAGATGTACTAGGGATCCTACAAAGCCTTATCAGTTCACTTTTGAGCCTTTCGCAACCTAAATCCAGCCCCTCACAAAATATCCGATCCACACCTCCAGTTTCCATATACAGCACGCCCCCTAACATCCCTACGATAAGGACCAAAATCTTCGTGCAGAATATTATATTAAAGCGGCCCCAATCCCAAGGATCGAGGCCGCCTGATGAGTTAGATCGTCGCTTCGAGTTACGATGCGATTCTTAAGGTTTAGAGATTCCCTATGCTCGAAACCATCACCGCTTTGATGGTGTGCATGCGGTTCTCCGCCTCATCAAAGACCCTGGACTGGCGGGACTCAAAGACATCCTCGGTGACCTCATAACCCTTGACGGCGGGTAGACAGTGCATGAAGATAGTATCCTCCCGACCGGTAGCCGCCATGAGATCCTTGTTAACCTGGTAGGGCTGCAGGATAGCCTTCCGCTCTGCAAGCTTATCCTCCTCACCCATGGAAGCCCACACGTCAGTGTAGATAACGTGAGCCCCATTAACAGCCTCCTTCGGGTCCTCCGTTATCTCTATCACCGCACCGGATCCACACTCCTCCGCGATCTTCTTGCACTCCGCCACAAGAGAAGCCTCGGGGAAGAGGGACTTGGGGGAACCTATAACAAAGTGCATACCCATCT encodes the following:
- a CDS encoding M20/M25/M40 family metallo-hydrolase; translation: MALIEKQLEEIRAISGGALKIFKYKVPNDPFDRNHVAALLKGKGPRTVILIGHVDVVDTSPYGSLRDLAFNPELLKEAMRGIKELPPEVEDDLKSRRFLFGRGVLDMKAGLVLEMNLLRELVKARIETGNVLFCPVVDEERDSVGMRGALPFLKEVMESEGLDYVACVNTEPCELGGADDKRPIFIGSVGKLMPFVLVLGKPSHVGEPWLGINAAHLASRIVLDLEGVPWSSDEIGDDRFPPMACMEISVVRESYSVTIPDMALLYFNKLAVEDDHGVFLSSFKKACEESLRRAISDWEERLSLCGLPSPTLEKGIRIVEVRDVIDEARRNGFREDSVISAQASNKEEMDTRKMSLMILLEAIKTIPIEPPAAVVGFLPPYYPSKVNRNKSVKEKMLRKLAEDLCVKWSNRFGEPFVLKEAFGGITDLSFLGGGTSVEDLRAVLDNMPGASTLYPLDLDAMRMLDVPVINIGVGGKDAHKWTERLDMEFSFRVVPDMLMEFVREILSADFVR